CGGTTACAGGCTTTTATAAAAATGGTAACTTTTAATGTGGAATCCCTCCCGGAAGTAGAACCGGTGAGCCGCGCTATTAGTTACGTAGGCATCCAGCATAATAGTGTCGCAGTGGTGGCGTGCGGCCTCCTGCTGCAGCCAGTCCGAGAGTTGTTTGCCCAGCCCTTGCGAGCGGTACGCAGCGCCTACCACAAAGTTATCTACCTCCAGGTACTTGCCGCTATAGAGTTTGGTGCTGATCCAGAAGCCCGACAGACCCACACAGGTGCCGGACAGATCAAATGCACCCACCATGCGGTAGCCGTTGGGCAGCATCTGCC
This window of the Pontibacter liquoris genome carries:
- a CDS encoding GNAT family N-acetyltransferase: MRNEQLPASAGFKLAEIKGLEHMLAQHHLVQQLNPAMSLQRYEELLRQMLPNGYRMVGAFDLSGTCVGLSGFWISTKLYSGKYLEVDNFVVGAAYRSQGLGKQLSDWLQQEAARHHCDTIMLDAYVTNSAAHRFYFREGFHIKSYHFYKSL